In a single window of the Acetivibrio clariflavus DSM 19732 genome:
- a CDS encoding ParM/StbA family protein, translating to MSNRILLGLDNGNKCTKTSEGYISESGFTKFDYEPISTNNLLVYEGKFYSIGSNRLCVQMDKTVNQDAFILSLPAIADAIDSAGVEGDVDVIIGVGLPIVNYGIFKKKFREYFLRQNIEFNFNKKDYKVDIVNCKVYPQGYASLITVFNNYRNILCNIIDIGGYTVDIFRVENGMIDSKSCYSLPDGIITLIANVQQELLKMNIRLTEGQVQDIIAGKEPVIFEADVKEIVEAIAKEYTENLLSKIQEYGFEFRNATVFTGGGSMLLKRYIEESSRVKYADFLDQFANARGYKILLEQELRR from the coding sequence ATGAGCAATAGGATTTTATTAGGTCTTGATAATGGTAACAAATGTACAAAAACAAGCGAAGGTTATATTAGCGAGTCTGGTTTTACTAAATTTGACTATGAACCAATCTCAACTAATAATTTGTTAGTTTATGAAGGTAAATTTTATAGTATAGGCAGCAATAGACTGTGTGTTCAAATGGACAAAACAGTCAACCAAGATGCTTTCATCTTGTCTTTACCAGCAATAGCAGATGCAATAGATAGTGCAGGAGTAGAAGGAGATGTGGATGTAATCATTGGAGTTGGGCTCCCGATAGTCAATTATGGAATTTTTAAGAAAAAGTTTCGAGAATACTTTTTAAGGCAGAACATAGAATTTAATTTTAATAAAAAAGATTATAAAGTAGATATTGTTAATTGCAAAGTATATCCTCAAGGGTATGCTTCACTTATTACGGTATTTAATAACTATAGGAATATCCTATGCAACATAATAGACATTGGTGGCTATACTGTTGATATTTTTAGAGTTGAGAACGGTATGATTGATAGTAAATCATGTTACTCACTTCCTGATGGAATCATTACGTTAATTGCAAATGTTCAACAGGAACTATTAAAAATGAACATCAGGCTTACTGAAGGCCAGGTACAGGATATAATAGCAGGCAAAGAACCAGTCATTTTTGAAGCGGATGTTAAAGAAATAGTTGAAGCCATAGCAAAAGAGTACACAGAAAATTTATTATCGAAAATCCAAGAGTATGGGTTTGAATTTCGCAACGCTACTGTTTTTACTGGCGGGGGAAGTATGCTGCTAAAGAGATATATCGAAGAATCCAGCAGAGTAAAATATGCGGATTTTCTTGACCAGTTTGCCAACGCACGTGGTTATAAGATTCTACTTGAGCAAGAACTAAGAAGGTGA
- a CDS encoding DUF1819 family protein, with the protein MVEELEYKSTIKSRPFLFREMKKAAELINKGFKEFEIKEKAKKDNIFQVNTETRRSEIASIVLQRLKAIDDFLIEKIVNGDIETSKQIVIYSIMKTDRLFFEFMYEVFREKILLRDFTLQDKDFNLFFNRKKEQSERVASWDDYTFYKLKQVYIRILFEAGFIKDQKKDREIVKPILEEEVVQHLKEIGDIKYLNALMGEI; encoded by the coding sequence ATGGTTGAAGAGTTAGAATATAAATCCACAATTAAATCAAGACCATTCCTTTTTAGAGAAATGAAAAAGGCTGCAGAACTTATAAATAAAGGGTTTAAAGAATTTGAGATAAAAGAAAAGGCAAAAAAAGATAATATATTTCAGGTAAACACAGAAACGCGCAGAAGTGAAATTGCGTCAATAGTGCTGCAGAGATTAAAGGCTATTGATGATTTTTTGATTGAAAAAATAGTAAACGGTGATATAGAAACGAGCAAGCAGATAGTTATCTACTCTATTATGAAGACTGACAGATTATTCTTTGAATTTATGTATGAGGTTTTTAGAGAAAAGATATTGCTTCGGGATTTTACATTGCAGGATAAGGATTTTAATCTATTTTTTAATAGAAAGAAGGAGCAAAGTGAACGAGTGGCCTCATGGGATGACTACACTTTCTATAAATTGAAACAGGTATATATTCGTATCCTATTTGAGGCTGGTTTTATAAAAGACCAAAAAAAGGATAGGGAAATTGTTAAACCAATTCTTGAAGAAGAAGTGGTTCAGCATCTTAAGGAGATTGGAGACATAAAATACCTTAATGCACTGATGGGAGAGATATAA
- a CDS encoding CHC2 zinc finger domain-containing protein, protein MNINVIIENKIKYEMGQLYNYLNEIENTYISPHITGENLVKFFNLNATYQYGHWRCVCPFHQGASNKTEFIFNDNEKSFTCFACKTSGTYLKFIALMQGFTSNALNEAKIFATIHFAHLNLTFNSISDYKEKIKQEVIKRYEATKSLNIKDYYDISILPIESPLPANKVTRKSDNSSVISKNEFSIEPSSNKDTELNIYAQAIEDAKNSILLHEILLNKEQFSSIDKLKDFMHKKYYISGDIIEKYGLMYFDRQNQSKLTHPNFYGLSDRVIFPFRDHKSGIITGLHCRLVSHKKEEKSKQKAKYLNIVDYGELKTKGNGYQYYGIKSFSIGQFLFNLFEIKNNKVTKLWITEGVADCMKLISLGYINAVSPGQSNLTDEQINLLKHYFGCEIEVLLFFDNDYNNIGQCNSIQIAYKLWNSGFRKIKIVRTFPGQGKDLTDVAVAIQDDNQLQMLIDLWEKNAYAFSPASEEHLNILLNSGYYTDAEVFSIDPRDIEEEIAKFNLLKKLSQQNGIDIKELKQIKNITSILELKTNNSNDNTKDNVFEPASTTHITPPSRNEVELCKTDTSQKTEYYFMNISDAQLYRLKQKFDIDTIKEIDEKCTKEQIISMVGKIISGIPFNLDEYLYPEKYTPSVLIDENLNPIIIEPEDIPF, encoded by the coding sequence ATGAATATAAATGTAATTATAGAAAACAAAATCAAATACGAAATGGGACAACTGTATAATTATCTAAATGAAATAGAAAATACTTATATATCACCTCATATAACTGGAGAAAATTTAGTTAAATTTTTTAATCTGAATGCAACTTATCAGTACGGCCACTGGCGATGTGTTTGTCCTTTTCACCAAGGAGCCTCCAATAAAACAGAATTTATCTTTAACGATAACGAAAAAAGTTTTACATGCTTTGCCTGCAAAACCAGTGGAACTTACTTAAAGTTTATTGCACTGATGCAGGGATTTACTTCAAATGCTCTCAATGAAGCAAAAATATTTGCTACAATACATTTTGCTCATTTAAATCTTACCTTTAACTCAATAAGTGATTATAAAGAAAAAATAAAGCAGGAAGTCATAAAAAGATATGAGGCAACAAAAAGTTTAAACATTAAGGATTATTATGATATCTCCATATTACCCATTGAATCTCCTTTACCGGCTAATAAAGTAACGAGAAAATCAGATAATTCTTCTGTGATTAGCAAAAATGAATTTTCAATTGAGCCATCTTCGAACAAAGATACTGAACTTAATATTTATGCACAAGCAATAGAAGACGCGAAAAACAGTATATTGCTGCATGAAATCCTATTAAATAAAGAACAGTTTAGTTCAATTGATAAATTGAAGGATTTCATGCATAAAAAGTATTATATTTCTGGCGATATTATAGAAAAATATGGGCTTATGTATTTTGACAGACAAAACCAAAGCAAACTCACTCATCCTAATTTTTATGGACTTAGTGATAGAGTAATATTCCCATTCAGAGACCATAAATCAGGTATAATAACGGGACTACATTGCAGACTTGTCTCACATAAAAAAGAAGAAAAAAGTAAACAAAAGGCAAAATACTTAAATATTGTTGATTATGGCGAACTTAAAACTAAAGGTAATGGGTATCAGTATTATGGTATAAAATCTTTTTCAATAGGACAGTTTTTGTTTAATCTGTTTGAAATTAAAAACAATAAAGTAACTAAATTATGGATTACTGAAGGGGTCGCCGACTGCATGAAACTGATATCCTTAGGATACATTAATGCAGTTTCCCCTGGTCAATCGAACCTGACTGATGAGCAGATAAATCTATTAAAACACTATTTTGGATGTGAAATTGAAGTACTGCTCTTTTTTGACAATGATTATAATAATATCGGGCAGTGCAATAGCATCCAAATAGCCTATAAGTTATGGAACAGTGGATTTAGAAAAATAAAAATTGTCCGCACCTTTCCCGGGCAAGGAAAGGATTTGACGGATGTCGCTGTTGCAATCCAGGATGATAACCAACTGCAAATGTTAATTGACCTGTGGGAAAAGAACGCTTATGCTTTCTCGCCTGCCTCAGAAGAACATCTAAATATTCTTTTGAACTCTGGATATTACACTGATGCTGAAGTATTTTCTATTGACCCCAGGGACATAGAAGAAGAAATTGCAAAGTTTAATCTCCTTAAAAAATTAAGCCAGCAAAACGGCATTGATATTAAAGAACTGAAACAGATAAAAAATATTACATCTATCCTTGAACTTAAAACAAACAACTCTAATGACAATACAAAAGATAATGTTTTTGAGCCAGCCAGCACAACCCATATAACTCCTCCTTCTCGTAATGAAGTAGAGTTATGTAAAACGGATACATCACAAAAAACCGAATACTATTTTATGAACATTTCAGATGCCCAGTTGTACCGTCTTAAGCAGAAATTTGATATAGATACAATTAAAGAAATTGATGAGAAATGTACAAAAGAACAGATTATTAGCATGGTGGGTAAGATAATAAGCGGCATCCCATTTAATCTTGATGAATACCTTTATCCCGAAAAATACACACCATCTGTTTTAATAGACGAAAATTTAAATCCTATCATTATTGAGCCTGAAGATATACCATTTTAG
- a CDS encoding diguanylate cyclase, which translates to MRKFKFENDEKLVCILINRQGRVCYSNISKDAVGKWLEDFRIIDYLPIDDTVSFNVGYCTITADKIVLNEEKYYLILIQSHGYIYRYAYRDSVTGLYNRNFWEHLISGVLQYPMPPKFTLIVIDIDNLKSINDNKGHLTGDKAIRIVGQAIRESIRKRDLGVRYGGDEFFILLANTKKIVADKVINRIRENISKKEKKENINIEISAGAACYDCVYDMGDIIKMADRNLYKEKQMKKTKEKQNSDKLKHLLMEIEKLRDELNKKVSKESQGINNEETLKVSEKLDELITKYLKDEKQC; encoded by the coding sequence ATGAGGAAGTTTAAATTTGAAAATGATGAGAAGTTGGTTTGCATATTGATAAACCGACAAGGCAGAGTCTGCTACAGTAATATCAGTAAAGATGCTGTTGGAAAGTGGCTGGAAGATTTCCGTATTATAGACTATCTACCTATTGATGATACTGTTAGTTTTAATGTTGGGTACTGCACTATAACTGCTGATAAGATTGTTTTAAACGAAGAAAAATACTATTTGATTCTTATTCAATCGCATGGGTACATATACAGATATGCTTACAGGGACTCAGTTACAGGCTTGTATAACAGAAACTTCTGGGAACATTTGATATCGGGTGTGCTACAGTATCCTATGCCTCCCAAATTTACTTTAATTGTAATTGATATAGATAATCTAAAAAGTATTAACGACAATAAGGGGCATTTGACAGGGGATAAGGCTATACGTATTGTTGGACAAGCCATCAGAGAAAGTATACGGAAGCGGGACCTTGGAGTCAGATATGGGGGTGATGAATTTTTTATACTACTTGCAAATACCAAAAAAATTGTGGCAGATAAGGTAATAAACAGGATTAGGGAAAACATTAGTAAAAAGGAGAAGAAAGAAAATATAAATATAGAAATAAGTGCAGGGGCAGCATGCTATGATTGCGTTTATGATATGGGGGACATTATAAAGATGGCAGATAGAAATTTATACAAAGAGAAACAAATGAAAAAAACTAAAGAAAAACAGAACAGTGATAAGTTGAAGCATTTGCTTATGGAAATAGAAAAATTAAGAGATGAGTTGAATAAGAAAGTTTCCAAAGAGAGCCAAGGAATAAATAATGAAGAGACATTGAAAGTAAGTGAGAAACTGGATGAACTTATTACAAAGTACTTAAAGGACGAAAAACAGTGCTAA
- a CDS encoding DUF1788 domain-containing protein produces MKTIYQRLDEIIQRITKESFRENTGLGNEIGYYIFDYEPRYEMLVREHVRFLIQKINEGDYGFHIKEFDLYEIMLELLETKGYLEKNFKMEQVKGSEFVFNATKRALRLTEKDDLIIQYIRDRVVKGDVVFITGVGKVWPIIRSHTVLNNLHQVLDEVPVIMFFPGVYDGLELVLFEEIKDDNYYRAFKLVDRY; encoded by the coding sequence GTGAAAACTATTTATCAAAGGCTTGATGAAATCATACAGCGGATTACGAAAGAATCATTTAGAGAAAATACAGGGCTTGGGAATGAAATAGGATACTATATATTCGATTATGAACCAAGGTATGAAATGCTTGTAAGAGAGCATGTACGTTTTCTTATACAGAAGATTAATGAAGGAGACTATGGTTTTCACATAAAGGAATTTGACTTGTATGAAATAATGCTGGAACTTCTTGAGACAAAAGGTTATCTTGAGAAGAACTTTAAGATGGAACAGGTAAAGGGTAGTGAATTTGTATTTAATGCTACTAAAAGAGCATTAAGGCTTACTGAGAAAGATGACCTCATTATTCAATATATAAGGGATAGGGTAGTAAAAGGAGACGTAGTATTTATAACTGGTGTGGGGAAGGTATGGCCGATTATACGCTCACATACGGTATTAAATAACCTTCATCAGGTTTTGGACGAAGTACCTGTAATTATGTTTTTTCCGGGAGTATATGATGGACTTGAACTGGTACTTTTTGAAGAAATTAAGGATGACAACTATTATAGAGCATTTAAGTTAGTGGATAGATATTAG
- a CDS encoding Uma2 family endonuclease gives MPKTKMVDFEEFLQMDKENEHRLEYFDDEVVYLESPSVKHQQVLLNIAAEFRNYFRGKSCEIFISPLDVWLKNEEKTAKVKVQPDLIVITDKSGLKENAYEGVPALVIEITSTSNQTHDSIRKYSIYMEFGINEYWMVNPELKTVEVYTLEKGEYKQAAIYKSDDCAVSQTFKELKIHLDEIF, from the coding sequence ATGCCTAAAACAAAAATGGTAGACTTTGAAGAGTTTTTGCAGATGGATAAAGAAAACGAACATAGATTAGAGTATTTTGATGATGAAGTAGTTTACCTTGAATCTCCGTCAGTAAAACATCAACAGGTTTTATTAAACATTGCTGCAGAATTCCGAAACTACTTCAGAGGCAAATCTTGTGAGATATTCATCTCCCCACTGGATGTCTGGTTAAAAAATGAAGAAAAAACTGCTAAAGTAAAAGTTCAACCTGATTTAATAGTAATTACTGATAAATCGGGATTAAAGGAAAACGCATATGAGGGTGTACCAGCCCTAGTTATTGAAATAACTTCCACTTCTAATCAAACCCATGACAGTATAAGGAAATACAGTATTTATATGGAATTTGGCATAAATGAATATTGGATGGTAAATCCAGAACTTAAAACAGTTGAGGTATATACCTTAGAAAAGGGTGAATATAAACAGGCTGCTATTTACAAAAGCGATGATTGTGCAGTATCACAAACCTTTAAGGAACTTAAAATTCACTTGGACGAAATTTTTTAG
- a CDS encoding DNA sulfur modification protein DndB, which yields MAEYVFRNVTQVGEKEYQTVIDGQELAEMWRDGIITYNPEIQRGTKVKRGKDNTETEVAVYSKANVKKIYESMLSGQYFTDMITLNILEDGSEKVELDDAGNLTVDGEINIADGQHRIRALAMILEGNEKGDLSVDLTDLKFPIKITNYDVQTAQQQFHQFSLGLKISSSRAEYFNQTGLANIIVRELMKNSDLAGRVEVVRNSIPKKDERHIVTFATLVNAIDLVYKDLETRVQAMELAKYLSEFFNELINLIPELHNYEKRAQSKETSLIGENFMFYGYVAISKVLRDKENWKEYLPLINKLDLLKSSKVWYAEIIKGGKERGYSIINTSESRQKFINKIERMFKKLLSEKTE from the coding sequence ATGGCAGAGTATGTGTTTAGGAATGTGACTCAGGTAGGTGAAAAGGAATACCAGACAGTAATTGATGGACAGGAATTAGCAGAGATGTGGAGGGATGGGATAATAACATATAACCCAGAAATCCAGAGAGGAACAAAGGTAAAAAGGGGAAAGGACAACACGGAAACTGAAGTCGCTGTGTACAGCAAAGCGAATGTAAAAAAGATTTACGAATCTATGTTAAGTGGGCAGTATTTTACCGATATGATTACTTTAAATATTCTTGAGGATGGAAGTGAAAAGGTCGAACTTGACGATGCGGGAAACCTTACTGTAGACGGTGAAATAAACATTGCGGATGGACAGCACAGAATCAGGGCTTTGGCCATGATTCTCGAAGGAAATGAAAAAGGGGATTTATCCGTTGATTTAACTGATTTAAAATTCCCAATTAAAATAACTAATTACGATGTTCAAACTGCACAACAGCAATTCCACCAGTTTTCTCTTGGGCTCAAAATCAGTTCAAGCCGTGCGGAATATTTTAATCAAACCGGCCTTGCAAACATTATAGTTAGAGAACTTATGAAAAACAGCGACCTGGCTGGTAGAGTGGAAGTAGTGAGAAATTCAATTCCCAAAAAAGATGAGAGGCATATTGTTACTTTTGCCACTCTTGTAAATGCTATAGATTTAGTTTATAAGGATTTGGAAACAAGGGTTCAGGCAATGGAACTTGCAAAATATCTGTCAGAATTTTTTAATGAACTAATAAACCTCATTCCCGAGTTGCACAATTACGAAAAGAGAGCACAAAGTAAAGAAACATCGTTAATAGGGGAAAATTTCATGTTTTACGGATACGTAGCCATAAGCAAGGTGTTACGGGATAAGGAGAATTGGAAAGAGTATCTACCACTAATTAATAAACTCGACCTGCTAAAATCTTCTAAAGTATGGTATGCTGAAATAATTAAGGGAGGAAAGGAAAGAGGATATTCTATTATTAATACAAGTGAGAGCAGGCAAAAGTTTATAAACAAGATAGAAAGAATGTTCAAAAAACTATTAAGCGAAAAGACTGAATAA
- the brxC gene encoding BREX system P-loop protein BrxC has translation MLIKDMFKKPIDRDIKGVIKVGQDDDSNVQQELEEYVVTRELAKHFDTFFEAYKKGIVGTTDKMGVWISGFFGSGKSHFLKILSYLLENREVEGKRAIEYFNDKIQDKVVLADMKLAGDTSADVILFNIDSKSDSDSKANKDAIVKVFNKVFNEMQGFCGSMPWIADLERQMVIDGVYEDFKKTFKDISGREWVDAREDFYYEEDAIVEALSKSTKMSPEAARNWYAKAEESYTLSVEKFARRVREYIERKGKNHHVIFLVDEIGQYIGDNSQLMLNLQTVVEDLGTECGGKAWVIVTSQQDIDSVTRVKGNDFSKIQGRFNTRLSLSSANVDEVIRKRILLKDDVVKDTLKLLYENKNSILKNLITFSADTPEKKVYKDSEDFAECYPFIPYQFNLLQQVLTSIRIHGASGKHLAEGERSMISSFQESAIKYMNSEEGTLIPFSAFYDTIEAFLDSNIRTVIIHAQENGNLNDFDVELLKVLFMIKYVKEIPANIENLATLMVSHIDEDKIDLKKKIEESLKRLVKETLVQKNGDQYIFLTHEEQDINREIKNISVDLGEVIQKISEIVFEEIYPDKKYKYSSRYNFSFNQVVDDRFFRGNQGNDIGLKIITPYYDTGVELTDNELKLMTMRENNLIVKLPNDTTFLDEMEEVLKIETFLRRKGGTSLTQKIEEIKDRKRRELVERKERVKFLLTEAIKNADMYANSQRLEIKSKHPVDRINDGFKVLIEGIYTKLGYITHFTTTKDLYDIFADNEQITLNGVEAPNKLALDEMAGYIERNTTRSIPVTMKTILGIYGKAPYGWLEEDIEWLVAKLFKAQEIKLQLNSQYLDVQDREIVKYLTKRDYADRLLIEKRIKVPAHQISNARELCKELFNITAVPSDEDGLMRRFKELARDEIAKINELLVYYKQSKYPGQDILEEGKKTLEKVCKINDAKEFYDELQREKDILLDYADDSVDVKRFFDSNQKDFFDKAVHKINVYNSNKTYVLDKEVIDLVAQMQKIVESREPYSDIHKLPGLIDKFVSRFTELLEEECKPVRQVIESDYSKVLEELDKYELKPVLFDRFKARFDDLLNRLERANNFYEAIAMKEESDRLKLRCFDEIAEELAKRKPVEPPTTPEEPDKPTVKNDPPRKYKKTVNISIANILHGAKSIESEADIEDVVNEIRNRLKRELKDDVIIKLV, from the coding sequence ATGTTAATAAAAGATATGTTTAAAAAACCTATTGATAGAGATATCAAGGGTGTTATTAAGGTAGGACAGGACGATGACAGCAATGTACAGCAGGAACTTGAAGAATATGTTGTCACGAGGGAACTGGCAAAGCATTTTGACACTTTCTTTGAAGCATACAAAAAAGGAATAGTAGGTACTACTGACAAAATGGGAGTGTGGATTTCCGGTTTCTTTGGAAGCGGTAAATCCCATTTTCTTAAAATACTTTCCTATCTTCTTGAGAACAGAGAAGTTGAAGGAAAAAGAGCAATTGAATATTTCAACGACAAGATACAAGACAAGGTGGTTCTTGCTGATATGAAACTGGCCGGGGACACTTCAGCCGATGTAATCCTATTTAACATAGATTCCAAGAGTGATTCTGATTCAAAAGCCAACAAAGATGCCATAGTAAAAGTATTTAATAAAGTATTCAATGAAATGCAGGGTTTTTGTGGCTCTATGCCCTGGATAGCAGACTTGGAAAGACAGATGGTAATAGATGGGGTATATGAGGATTTTAAAAAGACCTTTAAAGATATATCAGGAAGGGAATGGGTAGATGCAAGGGAGGATTTCTACTATGAAGAAGATGCCATTGTAGAAGCCCTGTCTAAAAGTACCAAGATGAGTCCTGAGGCAGCAAGGAATTGGTATGCAAAAGCAGAAGAAAGTTATACTTTAAGCGTTGAAAAGTTTGCAAGACGAGTAAGAGAATACATAGAAAGAAAAGGCAAGAACCACCACGTTATTTTCCTCGTAGATGAAATAGGACAATATATCGGAGATAATTCTCAACTGATGCTGAATCTTCAAACCGTTGTAGAAGATTTGGGAACTGAATGCGGTGGCAAAGCCTGGGTTATTGTTACAAGCCAGCAGGATATTGATTCTGTTACAAGAGTAAAAGGCAATGATTTTTCCAAGATTCAGGGCAGGTTTAATACCCGCCTTAGCCTTTCCAGCGCCAATGTTGACGAAGTAATCAGAAAAAGAATACTTCTAAAAGATGATGTAGTAAAGGATACATTAAAACTCCTTTATGAGAATAAAAATTCCATACTTAAAAATCTTATTACTTTCTCAGCAGATACGCCGGAGAAAAAGGTATATAAGGATAGTGAGGATTTTGCAGAATGCTATCCTTTTATACCGTATCAATTCAATCTTCTTCAGCAAGTGCTGACTTCTATAAGGATACACGGGGCATCCGGTAAGCATCTGGCAGAAGGGGAGCGCTCCATGATTAGTTCCTTCCAGGAGTCTGCCATAAAATATATGAACAGTGAAGAAGGAACATTAATACCCTTTTCAGCCTTTTATGATACCATTGAAGCCTTCCTTGATTCCAATATCAGGACGGTTATTATTCATGCCCAGGAAAATGGCAATTTGAATGATTTTGACGTAGAATTGTTGAAAGTTCTCTTTATGATTAAATATGTTAAGGAGATACCTGCAAACATAGAAAATCTGGCTACTCTAATGGTATCTCATATAGACGAGGATAAGATAGACCTCAAAAAGAAAATAGAAGAATCTCTAAAGAGGCTGGTAAAGGAAACCCTTGTCCAAAAAAATGGAGACCAATATATCTTCCTTACCCATGAAGAGCAGGATATTAATAGGGAAATAAAGAACATTAGTGTGGATTTGGGAGAGGTAATTCAAAAAATTTCCGAAATCGTCTTTGAGGAAATCTATCCAGATAAGAAATATAAATATTCTTCAAGGTACAACTTTAGTTTTAACCAGGTTGTAGACGATAGATTTTTCAGAGGCAATCAGGGAAATGATATTGGTCTTAAAATTATTACCCCCTATTATGATACTGGAGTAGAACTTACGGATAATGAACTAAAACTAATGACTATGAGGGAAAATAATTTAATTGTTAAACTTCCCAATGATACTACTTTCCTTGACGAAATGGAAGAAGTATTGAAAATTGAAACTTTCCTGCGTAGGAAAGGAGGAACTTCCCTTACTCAGAAGATTGAAGAAATCAAGGATAGAAAAAGAAGGGAACTTGTTGAGCGCAAGGAAAGGGTAAAATTCCTTTTGACGGAGGCCATCAAGAATGCGGACATGTATGCCAATTCCCAAAGGCTTGAGATTAAGTCAAAGCACCCTGTTGACAGGATAAATGATGGTTTCAAGGTGCTTATTGAAGGAATTTATACGAAACTTGGCTATATTACTCACTTTACTACTACCAAAGACTTATACGATATATTTGCAGATAATGAACAGATTACATTAAATGGTGTTGAAGCCCCAAATAAACTGGCTCTTGATGAAATGGCAGGTTATATTGAGAGAAATACAACAAGAAGTATTCCTGTAACCATGAAAACAATCCTTGGCATATATGGAAAAGCCCCTTATGGATGGCTTGAGGAGGATATTGAATGGCTGGTTGCCAAACTGTTTAAGGCACAGGAAATAAAACTGCAATTAAACAGCCAGTACCTTGATGTTCAGGATAGGGAGATTGTCAAATATCTTACCAAGAGGGATTATGCTGACAGGCTTCTTATTGAAAAGAGGATAAAGGTACCTGCACACCAGATTAGCAATGCGAGGGAACTATGCAAAGAACTGTTCAATATTACTGCTGTTCCATCTGACGAAGATGGACTTATGAGAAGATTTAAAGAACTAGCAAGGGATGAAATTGCAAAAATCAATGAATTGCTGGTTTATTACAAACAGTCCAAATATCCTGGACAGGATATTTTAGAGGAAGGAAAGAAAACATTAGAAAAGGTCTGCAAAATCAATGATGCAAAAGAATTTTATGATGAACTTCAAAGAGAGAAAGACATACTACTGGATTATGCCGATGATTCCGTAGATGTTAAAAGATTTTTTGACAGCAACCAGAAGGACTTCTTTGACAAGGCGGTTCACAAGATAAATGTATACAACAGCAACAAGACCTATGTATTGGATAAAGAAGTCATAGACCTGGTAGCACAAATGCAGAAAATTGTTGAAAGCCGTGAACCATATTCCGATATTCATAAATTGCCCGGCCTTATTGACAAGTTTGTGTCCAGGTTTACAGAACTGCTGGAAGAGGAGTGCAAACCTGTAAGACAGGTGATTGAGAGTGATTACAGCAAGGTTCTTGAGGAATTGGATAAGTACGAATTAAAACCTGTACTTTTTGACAGGTTCAAAGCCAGATTCGATGACCTCTTAAACAGGTTGGAGCGTGCCAACAACTTCTATGAAGCCATAGCAATGAAAGAGGAAAGTGACAGGCTTAAACTAAGGTGTTTTGATGAAATTGCTGAGGAACTTGCAAAAAGGAAGCCTGTTGAACCTCCAACAACACCTGAAGAACCGGACAAGCCAACAGTAAAAAACGACCCGCCGAGGAAGTATAAAAAGACAGTAAACATCAGTATTGCCAACATCCTGCATGGCGCAAAAAGTATTGAGAGTGAAGCGGACATAGAGGATGTTGTAAATGAAATAAGGAACAGGCTAAAAAGAGAGTTGAAAGACGACGTCATTATTAAACTTGTATGA
- a CDS encoding stage V sporulation protein S produces the protein MSIQVLKVSGASNVHAVSEAIIKNVVSDSIVHVDCIGIKAAYTTIKALIYTTDFLVKNGYKINLRPYYVPVNTSEDMQPVSKTAIRWTLVAKKK, from the coding sequence ATGAGCATACAGGTACTAAAGGTATCGGGTGCCAGCAATGTTCATGCAGTTTCAGAGGCTATAATTAAAAATGTTGTAAGTGATTCTATTGTTCATGTTGATTGCATAGGAATTAAAGCAGCATATACTACAATAAAAGCGCTTATTTATACAACTGATTTTCTTGTTAAAAATGGCTATAAAATCAATTTGAGGCCATATTATGTACCAGTAAATACATCAGAGGATATGCAGCCAGTTTCAAAGACAGCCATTCGATGGACATTAGTTGCGAAAAAGAAATAA
- a CDS encoding four helix bundle protein codes for MSQNLYIKDFKSLKVWQKATELTSEIYKITKKFPKFETHIIVSQLLRACTSIGANIAEGNTQLYKSREYYHYNLALGSAGETRNFLAIALMNEYITKEEYNVLESRLIEIIKMLYGCIKKLEPEQSNE; via the coding sequence ATGAGCCAAAATTTATACATAAAAGATTTCAAAAGCCTGAAAGTATGGCAGAAAGCAACTGAATTAACAAGTGAAATATACAAGATTACTAAGAAATTCCCTAAATTTGAAACCCATATAATTGTATCCCAACTTCTTAGAGCATGTACAAGCATCGGCGCCAATATAGCCGAGGGCAACACACAACTATATAAGAGCCGTGAATATTACCATTATAATCTTGCCCTCGGCAGCGCAGGGGAAACCCGCAATTTCCTCGCCATAGCCCTGATGAATGAATATATTACAAAAGAGGAATATAATGTCCTAGAATCAAGACTAATTGAAATTATCAAAATGCTGTATGGGTGTATCAAAAAACTGGAACCTGAGCAAAGCAATGAGTAA